A region from the Rhodamnia argentea isolate NSW1041297 chromosome 7, ASM2092103v1, whole genome shotgun sequence genome encodes:
- the LOC115744794 gene encoding uncharacterized protein LOC115744794 isoform X1, with product MDLNSDEVECLDDNRGLDFVEKELEACRFSAAVDRGGSVEERIVRLELENRKWKSDYEALKDKFKALEAEKQAIECEVGVLKQENSEIKKQISGFECDKGCKSGDTNGAGVKKFVDLIEEQEEEDKVLQLMIENRVLECEKNKAERDLEVLRQSLQELESRVLQMEANSNSVAQAGHHLLNGSKIRVEFPNELAEGVSRRKEMDHLKESCGGHWDARMVDLVDVGFGCETCATPPNFTMQINSCDDKGEKEVACLQYGRRARKKLLFKEEESPGRKMAPSTPGVAKPHTVGIIDIHDSDEEEDKAHDETCALDNQENSKGLDVDYRSCKGILEGGKAMTIENSARTCHEEDYHDSIAGDEDNSTVLTPKRKRAFNVIETDSESGDDDCVPIGRLKRMHLQELYKPGDTTSEMNQCQTANASPGNHVKHAQTPMRQRLMTLRNREAKAKAKQKSSSGVQHHHVGPTTEDAETEDSEDFGLDSDNDSLSNFIVDDSDASDGDDASGQSEDTSDGETDFGEILSRIKRSKDHKSEWKFEADMLAAFAKEPELCMKAVCALYRQQTADERISKEALHSNQRGFSKFDARRGCALGEFLTDGDPSGGLTKSVEELEEHDPAALDLCRKLADHYSKQLFQIYKNNEDPFFFPS from the exons ATGGATTTGAACTCGGATGAAGTGGAATGCCTCGATGACAACAGGGGCTTGGATTTTGTTGAAAAAGAGTTGGAAGCTTGTAGGTTTAGCGCAGCCGTGGATAGGGGTGGGAGTGTGGAAGAGAGAATCGTGAGGTTGGAATTGGAGAACCGGAAATGGAAGAGTGATTATGAAGCACTCAAGGACAAATTCAAGGCACTAGAAGCTGAAAAGCAGGCTATTGAGTGTGAAGTTGGGGTTTTGAAGCAAGAGAACAGCGAGATCAAGAAACAAATTTCAGGTTTCGAATGCGATAAAGGTTGTAAAAGTGGTGACACTAACGGTGCAGGGGTCAAGAAGTTTGTTGACTTGAtagaggagcaagaagaagaagataaggtTCTCCAGCTTATGATTGAGAACAGGGTTCTTGAATGTGAGAAGAACAAGGCTGAAAGAGATCTGGAGGTTTTGAGACAAAGCCTCCAGGAACTGGAGTCACGGGTTTTACAGATGGAGGCTAACTCTAACTCCGTGGCGCAAGCTGGGCACCACCTTCTCAATGGAAGCAAAATTCGAGTTGAATTTCCTAATGAACTCGCAGAAGGTGTGAGCAGAAGAAAGGAAATGGACCATCTCAAGGAGTCATGTGGTGGACATTGGGATGCACGGATGGTGGATTTGGTTGATGTAGGCTTTGGTTGCGAAACATGTG CTACTCCTCCAAACTTTACAATGCAAATTAACTCATGTGATGATAAAGGCGAAAAAGAAGTTGCATGCCTACAATACGGCAGGAGAGCTAGGAAAAAGTTACTATTCAAAGAGGAGGAAAGCCCTGGCAGAAAAATGGCCCCATCTACGCCTGGAGTTGCCAAACCCCACACTGTTGGCATTATTGACATCCATGatagtgatgaagaagaagataaagctCACGACGAAACATGTGCTCTCGACAATCAGGAAAATTCAAAGGGTTTGGATGTAGATTACCGCTCATGTAAGGGGATTCTAGAGGGTGGGAAAGCAATGACTATTGAGAACAGTGCAAGGACCTGTCATGAAGAGGACTACCATGACAGTATTGCCGGTGATGAAGATAACTCCACTGTGCTGACTCCAAAAAGGAAACGGGCTTTTAATGTTATTGAGACTGATAGTGAGAGTGGTGACGATGATTGTGTTCCAATAGGTAGGCTAAAGAGGATGCATCTTCAGGAATTATATAAACCCGGTGACACCACTTCTGAAATGAATCAGTGCCAAACAGCTAATGCTTCTCCAGGTAACCACGTCAAACATGCTCAGACCCCCATGAGGCAGCGCCTAATGACATTGAGGAATCGTGAGGCTAAAGCGAAggcaaaacaaaaatcatccagCGGAGTTCAGCATCATCATGTAGGCCCTACCACCGAAGATGCTGAGACTGAGGATTCTGAAGATTTTGGATTGGACAGTGATAACGACAGCTTGAGCAACTTTATAGTTGATGATTCTGATGCTTCTGATGGGGATGATGCTTCTGGTCAGTCAGAAGACACATCTGATGGTGAAACTGACTTTGGCGAGATTTTATCGAGAATTAAAAGAAGCAAAGATCATAAGTCTGAGTGGAAATTTGAGGCAGACATGCTTGCAGCATTTGCTAAGGAACCTGAATTATGCATGAAAGCTGTATGTGCTCTCTATCGACAGCAAACTGCTGATGAGAGAATTAGTAAGGAAGCATTACACAGCAATCAACGTGGGTTTAGCAAGTTTGATGCACGCAG GGGCTGCGCTTTGGGTGAGTTCCTTACCGACGGAGATCCATCTGGTGGCCTAACGAAGTCTGTTGAGGAGTTAGAGGAGCATGACCCTGCAGCATTAGATCTCTGCCGAAAATTGGCTGATCACTACTCTAAACAGCTGTTTCAGATCTACAAGAACAATGAggacccttttttctttccttcttga
- the LOC115744794 gene encoding uncharacterized protein LOC115744794 isoform X2, producing MDLNSDEVECLDDNRGLDFVEKELEACRFSAAVDRGGSVEERIVRLELENRKWKSDYEALKDKFKALEAEKQAIECEVGVLKQENSEIKKQISGFECDKGCKSGDTNGAGVKKFVDLIEEQEEEDKVLQLMIENRVLECEKNKAERDLEVLRQSLQELESRVLQMEANSNSVAQAGHHLLNGSKIRVEFPNELAEGVSRRKEMDHLKESCGGHWDARMVDLVDVGFGCETCGNPPNFTMQINSCDDKGEKEVACLQYGRRARKKLLFKEEESPGRKMAPSTPGVAKPHTVGIIDIHDSDEEEDKAHDETCALDNQENSKGLDVDYRSCKGILEGGKAMTIENSARTCHEEDYHDSIAGDEDNSTVLTPKRKRAFNVIETDSESGDDDCVPIGRLKRMHLQELYKPGDTTSEMNQCQTANASPGNHVKHAQTPMRQRLMTLRNREAKAKAKQKSSSGVQHHHVGPTTEDAETEDSEDFGLDSDNDSLSNFIVDDSDASDGDDASGQSEDTSDGETDFGEILSRIKRSKDHKSEWKFEADMLAAFAKEPELCMKAVCALYRQQTADERISKEALHSNQRGFSKFDARRGCALGEFLTDGDPSGGLTKSVEELEEHDPAALDLCRKLADHYSKQLFQIYKNNEDPFFFPS from the exons ATGGATTTGAACTCGGATGAAGTGGAATGCCTCGATGACAACAGGGGCTTGGATTTTGTTGAAAAAGAGTTGGAAGCTTGTAGGTTTAGCGCAGCCGTGGATAGGGGTGGGAGTGTGGAAGAGAGAATCGTGAGGTTGGAATTGGAGAACCGGAAATGGAAGAGTGATTATGAAGCACTCAAGGACAAATTCAAGGCACTAGAAGCTGAAAAGCAGGCTATTGAGTGTGAAGTTGGGGTTTTGAAGCAAGAGAACAGCGAGATCAAGAAACAAATTTCAGGTTTCGAATGCGATAAAGGTTGTAAAAGTGGTGACACTAACGGTGCAGGGGTCAAGAAGTTTGTTGACTTGAtagaggagcaagaagaagaagataaggtTCTCCAGCTTATGATTGAGAACAGGGTTCTTGAATGTGAGAAGAACAAGGCTGAAAGAGATCTGGAGGTTTTGAGACAAAGCCTCCAGGAACTGGAGTCACGGGTTTTACAGATGGAGGCTAACTCTAACTCCGTGGCGCAAGCTGGGCACCACCTTCTCAATGGAAGCAAAATTCGAGTTGAATTTCCTAATGAACTCGCAGAAGGTGTGAGCAGAAGAAAGGAAATGGACCATCTCAAGGAGTCATGTGGTGGACATTGGGATGCACGGATGGTGGATTTGGTTGATGTAGGCTTTGGTTGCGAAACATGTGGTAA TCCTCCAAACTTTACAATGCAAATTAACTCATGTGATGATAAAGGCGAAAAAGAAGTTGCATGCCTACAATACGGCAGGAGAGCTAGGAAAAAGTTACTATTCAAAGAGGAGGAAAGCCCTGGCAGAAAAATGGCCCCATCTACGCCTGGAGTTGCCAAACCCCACACTGTTGGCATTATTGACATCCATGatagtgatgaagaagaagataaagctCACGACGAAACATGTGCTCTCGACAATCAGGAAAATTCAAAGGGTTTGGATGTAGATTACCGCTCATGTAAGGGGATTCTAGAGGGTGGGAAAGCAATGACTATTGAGAACAGTGCAAGGACCTGTCATGAAGAGGACTACCATGACAGTATTGCCGGTGATGAAGATAACTCCACTGTGCTGACTCCAAAAAGGAAACGGGCTTTTAATGTTATTGAGACTGATAGTGAGAGTGGTGACGATGATTGTGTTCCAATAGGTAGGCTAAAGAGGATGCATCTTCAGGAATTATATAAACCCGGTGACACCACTTCTGAAATGAATCAGTGCCAAACAGCTAATGCTTCTCCAGGTAACCACGTCAAACATGCTCAGACCCCCATGAGGCAGCGCCTAATGACATTGAGGAATCGTGAGGCTAAAGCGAAggcaaaacaaaaatcatccagCGGAGTTCAGCATCATCATGTAGGCCCTACCACCGAAGATGCTGAGACTGAGGATTCTGAAGATTTTGGATTGGACAGTGATAACGACAGCTTGAGCAACTTTATAGTTGATGATTCTGATGCTTCTGATGGGGATGATGCTTCTGGTCAGTCAGAAGACACATCTGATGGTGAAACTGACTTTGGCGAGATTTTATCGAGAATTAAAAGAAGCAAAGATCATAAGTCTGAGTGGAAATTTGAGGCAGACATGCTTGCAGCATTTGCTAAGGAACCTGAATTATGCATGAAAGCTGTATGTGCTCTCTATCGACAGCAAACTGCTGATGAGAGAATTAGTAAGGAAGCATTACACAGCAATCAACGTGGGTTTAGCAAGTTTGATGCACGCAG GGGCTGCGCTTTGGGTGAGTTCCTTACCGACGGAGATCCATCTGGTGGCCTAACGAAGTCTGTTGAGGAGTTAGAGGAGCATGACCCTGCAGCATTAGATCTCTGCCGAAAATTGGCTGATCACTACTCTAAACAGCTGTTTCAGATCTACAAGAACAATGAggacccttttttctttccttcttga
- the LOC115742870 gene encoding arabinogalactan protein 41, with product MGVSKVQFGVFAVVVVMYTAMLLPTSARAQSPAPAPAPAASDGTSIDQGIAYVLMLIALILTYLIH from the exons ATGGGTGTTTCCAAGGTTCAGTTTGGAGTGTTTGCCGTCGTCGTCGTGATGTACACCGCCATGTTGTTGCCCACGTCGGCCCGCGCCCAATCTCCTGCGCCGGccccggcgcccgccgccagcGACG GTACGTCGATCGACCAAGGGATTGCGTACGTGCTGATGCTGATCGCCCTCATCCTCACGTATCTCATCCATTGA